One region of Mucilaginibacter gotjawali genomic DNA includes:
- a CDS encoding sterol desaturase family protein has product MDLILIDHGLKSINMEFLKAIWENFTGFFGFGNLIDILKSGKYDRLLTYQGITAVLGPLIPFLLIVEIIRAAFYKRFKVIDYKISFFTYVLNAFVGRVISFAMVGICIGLFEKYAIVKTSFTWYWFVYGYIVWEFAHFIYHYLAHKVRLFWCLHSTHHAPASMNLSVTYAHFFLEGPYADIIRTTICILLGVNPAMLFVIMFIDGTWGALIHIGENLVKDARFGFLGKIILTPSFHRVHHAKNPLYMDTNFCNLLNIWDRVFGTYQPEDRAIPIEYGITRPMKPHSFLDAYFGEIVALAKDVAKAPGVKNKFLYIFMPPGWSHTGDHKMSSIVRKKYFEEEQNAKLQPEIIKN; this is encoded by the coding sequence ATGGACTTAATACTTATCGACCACGGACTTAAATCTATAAATATGGAGTTTTTAAAAGCAATCTGGGAAAATTTTACCGGCTTCTTCGGCTTCGGGAATTTAATTGATATTCTAAAATCGGGTAAGTACGACCGGTTACTTACCTACCAGGGGATTACTGCTGTTTTAGGGCCCTTGATTCCTTTTTTATTGATTGTTGAAATCATCCGTGCTGCATTTTACAAGCGTTTCAAGGTAATTGATTATAAGATCTCATTTTTCACTTATGTGCTGAATGCTTTTGTAGGCCGGGTAATATCATTTGCTATGGTGGGTATTTGTATCGGGCTTTTCGAAAAGTATGCTATCGTTAAAACTTCATTTACCTGGTATTGGTTTGTTTATGGTTATATAGTTTGGGAGTTTGCCCACTTTATTTATCATTACCTGGCCCATAAGGTGCGTTTGTTTTGGTGCCTGCATTCAACCCACCATGCCCCTGCATCCATGAATTTATCGGTTACCTACGCACACTTCTTTTTGGAGGGCCCTTATGCCGATATTATTCGTACCACCATTTGTATTTTGCTGGGCGTAAACCCCGCCATGTTGTTTGTGATCATGTTTATTGATGGTACCTGGGGCGCATTGATCCATATTGGCGAAAACCTGGTGAAAGATGCCCGCTTTGGGTTTTTAGGAAAAATAATCCTGACGCCCTCATTTCACCGGGTGCATCATGCCAAAAATCCACTTTATATGGATACCAATTTTTGCAACCTTTTAAATATATGGGACAGGGTATTTGGCACCTACCAGCCGGAAGACAGGGCAATCCCTATTGAGTACGGTATTACCCGCCCCATGAAACCACATAGTTTTCTGGATGCTTATTTTGGTGAGATCGTGGCCCTTGCAAAAGATGTGGCAAAAGCTCCCGGCGTTAAAAATAAGTTTCTATACATCTTTATGCCCCCGGGCTGGAGCCATACCGGCGATCATAAAATGTCAAGCATTGTGCGGAAGAAATATTTCGAGGAAGAACAAAATGCCAAACTTCAGCCTGAAATAATAAAAAACTGA
- a CDS encoding gluconate:H+ symporter yields the protein MALLTIFFCIILLVLLVSWAKVNPFLAFLIVSIAVGLLLGIPLGKVTASVQNGLGDTLKSITIIICLGAMLGKLVAESGAAQKIADVLVNAFGVKHIQWALLIVGFIIGIPLFYNTGFVLVVPLIFSVTYKYKLPAVYIGLPMLAALSVTHGFLPPHPSPSALVLIFHADMGKTLFYGLLVAIPAVILAGPVFAQTLKKIPSTPLETFIAKEIPADQLPGSGKSFLTALLPVILLMATTLYLNIDKSSGSTHKFIAFIGDAPIVMLISIMVGTYTLGLSQGKTMKQLGEIYGDAVKDISLILLIIAGSGAFKQVLTDSGVSTQISNALQTLNLQPLVLGWLIAAIIRISLGSATVAGLTAAGIVSSMVLRDHSINPNLMVLSIGAGSLAFSHVNDGGFWLFKEYFNLSIKDTIKSWSAMETIVSVVGLLGVLVLNQVV from the coding sequence ATGGCCCTGTTAACCATCTTTTTTTGCATCATCCTGCTGGTACTTTTAGTAAGCTGGGCAAAAGTAAACCCTTTTTTAGCATTCCTTATTGTTTCAATAGCCGTCGGTTTACTGCTTGGAATCCCGTTGGGTAAGGTTACTGCTTCAGTTCAAAATGGTTTGGGCGATACGCTGAAATCAATCACCATTATCATTTGCCTTGGCGCTATGCTGGGGAAACTGGTCGCTGAAAGCGGCGCGGCTCAAAAAATTGCTGATGTTTTGGTGAATGCTTTTGGGGTTAAACATATCCAGTGGGCCCTATTAATAGTAGGTTTTATTATCGGCATACCCTTATTTTATAATACAGGTTTTGTACTGGTGGTACCGCTCATATTTTCGGTTACTTATAAATATAAATTGCCCGCGGTTTATATCGGCCTGCCCATGCTGGCCGCTTTATCGGTTACCCATGGCTTTTTACCACCCCACCCCTCGCCGTCCGCGCTCGTGTTAATTTTCCATGCTGATATGGGTAAAACTTTGTTTTATGGACTTTTGGTTGCTATACCTGCAGTGATACTGGCAGGGCCTGTGTTCGCACAAACGTTAAAAAAGATTCCTTCAACCCCGCTGGAAACATTTATCGCCAAAGAAATCCCGGCAGATCAGCTACCCGGATCGGGGAAGAGTTTTTTGACTGCGTTATTACCGGTAATCCTGCTGATGGCGACGACTTTATATCTCAACATTGATAAATCCTCCGGCAGCACGCATAAATTTATTGCCTTTATCGGCGATGCACCTATTGTTATGCTCATTTCCATTATGGTGGGCACCTACACCCTGGGCCTGAGCCAGGGCAAAACAATGAAACAACTCGGCGAAATTTATGGTGACGCGGTTAAGGATATTTCCCTCATTCTGCTCATTATCGCCGGGTCGGGCGCATTTAAGCAGGTACTTACCGACAGCGGCGTTAGCACCCAAATTTCCAACGCGCTGCAAACCCTTAATTTGCAGCCGCTGGTTTTAGGCTGGCTGATCGCTGCAATCATCCGCATCAGTTTAGGCTCCGCCACGGTTGCAGGGCTTACGGCCGCCGGGATAGTATCTTCGATGGTGTTGCGCGATCACAGCATCAACCCAAACCTGATGGTTTTATCCATCGGCGCCGGCAGCCTGGCCTTTTCTCATGTAAACGACGGGGGATTCTGGTTATTTAAAGAGTATTTCAATCTCTCGATAAAGGATACTATTAAATCGTGGTCGGCTATGGAAACCATTGTTTCAGTCGTGGGATTGCTTGGGGTTTTGGTATTGAACCAGGTGGTATGA
- a CDS encoding type II toxin-antitoxin system RelE/ParE family toxin, giving the protein MSRSVIFTDDALEILLSIKNYIAGEWGSRQADKFLMRVDKVLKLTAENPYMYKVHQLRKLFEKA; this is encoded by the coding sequence ATGAGCCGCAGCGTTATTTTTACTGATGATGCGTTAGAAATCCTTTTATCAATCAAAAATTATATTGCAGGCGAATGGGGATCCAGGCAGGCCGATAAATTCTTAATGCGTGTTGATAAAGTTCTTAAATTGACGGCTGAAAACCCGTACATGTATAAAGTCCATCAATTGAGGAAACTGTTCGAAAAGGCTTAA
- a CDS encoding VOC family protein, which translates to MKLIPYLNFDGNTEEVMNTYARIFEGTVHDVSRFGDTNPDMPESHKNGIMHARLTFGDNMLMFSDGMPGHKVNHGDGISLSIGLNDEAKAVSVFDQLSEGGIVTMPMAKQFWGALFGMVTDKFGIHWMINCEAGS; encoded by the coding sequence ATGAAACTAATCCCTTATTTAAACTTCGACGGTAATACCGAAGAAGTAATGAACACTTACGCAAGAATTTTTGAAGGAACAGTGCATGATGTCAGCCGTTTTGGTGATACCAACCCGGATATGCCCGAATCGCACAAAAACGGGATCATGCACGCGCGCTTAACTTTTGGCGATAATATGCTGATGTTTTCAGACGGAATGCCCGGCCACAAAGTGAACCATGGCGACGGGATCAGCTTAAGCATTGGCCTGAACGATGAAGCAAAGGCTGTGTCTGTTTTTGATCAGCTGAGTGAAGGTGGTATTGTTACCATGCCAATGGCCAAACAATTTTGGGGCGCCCTGTTTGGTATGGTTACAGATAAGTTTGGCATCCACTGGATGATCAATTGCGAAGCCGGTTCATAA
- a CDS encoding alpha-N-arabinofuranosidase: MIFKKQLSILLFLAGSALAANAQTTANLSISNDSKLIVSKYIYGQFAEHLGHGIYGGFWVDKSMPVEKQDRIRLDIVKALVKIKIPSLRWPGGCFADEYHWRDGIGPAEQRPKMVNTNWGGTTEDNSFGTHEFLELCSLLHCEPYMAANVGSGTVEEMSKWIEYVNSNSTSTVAEMRKQNGHPDPYKVTFWGIGNESWGCGGNMTPEFYSDQFKRYASFAKNYPGAPLKKIASGPNSDDYNWTEVIMKNIPDYFMWGISLHYYTVPTGNWGHKGSATSFSESEYFATMQRCLKMDTLVTKHSAIMDKYDPEKHVALVVDEWGVWTDVEPGTNPGFLYQQNSLRDALIAGTNLNIFNNHCDRVRGAALAQTINVLQSLILTDKEKMLLTPTYHIFDMYKVHQDAKYLPIQLISPDYVVDGKKMAAVNVSASQDSSGRVHISLVNLDLHNNITISTALKNIQWKTVNGQILTSANITDINTFDQPDKIHLENFKGAKKDGDNLVVVLPAKSVVTLELQ, from the coding sequence ATGATCTTCAAAAAACAACTCAGCATTTTACTGTTCCTGGCCGGGTCTGCCTTGGCCGCAAATGCACAGACAACGGCTAATCTTAGCATCAGCAACGATTCAAAACTCATCGTCAGCAAGTACATCTACGGCCAGTTTGCCGAACATTTGGGCCATGGTATTTACGGTGGTTTTTGGGTAGATAAATCTATGCCGGTTGAAAAGCAGGATAGGATACGGCTTGATATTGTTAAAGCACTCGTAAAAATAAAGATTCCCAGCCTGCGCTGGCCCGGCGGTTGTTTTGCCGACGAATACCACTGGCGCGATGGCATAGGCCCGGCCGAACAAAGGCCGAAAATGGTAAACACCAATTGGGGTGGCACTACCGAAGATAACAGCTTTGGTACGCATGAGTTTCTGGAGCTTTGCAGCCTGCTGCACTGCGAACCTTATATGGCCGCCAATGTTGGCAGCGGAACAGTGGAAGAAATGTCCAAATGGATTGAATATGTAAATAGTAACAGTACCAGTACCGTTGCCGAAATGCGCAAACAAAACGGACACCCTGACCCATACAAAGTAACTTTTTGGGGTATCGGTAACGAGAGCTGGGGCTGCGGCGGCAACATGACGCCTGAGTTTTATAGCGACCAGTTTAAGCGCTACGCGTCTTTCGCCAAAAACTATCCCGGCGCCCCGTTGAAAAAGATTGCGAGCGGACCCAATTCAGATGATTATAACTGGACCGAAGTGATCATGAAAAACATCCCTGATTACTTTATGTGGGGTATTTCATTGCATTATTACACCGTACCAACCGGCAACTGGGGGCATAAAGGATCAGCTACCAGTTTTAGCGAGAGCGAATATTTTGCTACTATGCAGCGCTGCCTTAAAATGGATACGCTGGTTACAAAACATTCGGCCATAATGGATAAATATGATCCCGAAAAACATGTAGCACTGGTAGTTGACGAATGGGGTGTTTGGACCGATGTAGAACCCGGCACCAACCCAGGCTTTTTATACCAGCAAAACAGCCTGCGCGATGCTTTGATAGCCGGTACTAACCTTAATATCTTTAACAACCACTGCGACAGGGTGCGCGGCGCGGCACTGGCGCAAACCATCAATGTGCTGCAATCGCTTATCCTAACCGATAAAGAAAAAATGCTGCTGACCCCAACTTATCATATTTTTGATATGTACAAAGTGCACCAGGATGCCAAATATTTGCCGATTCAACTAATCTCTCCTGATTATGTGGTTGACGGTAAAAAAATGGCCGCGGTAAATGTTTCTGCTTCGCAGGATTCATCAGGCAGGGTGCATATCTCGCTGGTAAACCTTGATCTGCATAACAATATTACGATCAGCACTGCATTGAAAAATATCCAGTGGAAAACAGTTAACGGCCAGATCCTGACCTCGGCTAATATCACCGATATCAATACTTTTGACCAACCAGATAAAATCCACCTTGAAAATTTTAAAGGCGCCAAAAAAGACGGGGATAATTTAGTAGTGGTACTGCCTGCAAAATCAGTGGTTACGCTGGAATTGCAATAA
- the rpsF gene encoding 30S ribosomal protein S6, which produces MQQYEIVIVLTPLLSVEAAAEGIAKFSKILTDNGAEIVQEDNWGLRKLAYPIQKKTTGYYHLTEFRAPGDLINKLEIELRRDERVLRFLTIALDKHAIAYNEKKRSGAFNQKKSVKTEEAAN; this is translated from the coding sequence ATGCAACAGTACGAAATCGTGATCGTTCTAACCCCGTTGTTGTCAGTTGAAGCTGCTGCCGAAGGCATTGCCAAGTTCAGCAAAATTCTTACTGATAACGGAGCCGAAATTGTCCAGGAGGATAATTGGGGTTTGAGAAAACTTGCGTACCCTATCCAAAAAAAGACGACAGGGTACTATCACTTAACTGAATTCAGGGCTCCGGGTGATTTAATTAACAAACTGGAGATCGAATTAAGGCGCGACGAGCGTGTTTTGCGTTTCCTCACCATCGCTTTGGACAAACATGCCATCGCTTACAATGAGAAAAAACGCAGCGGCGCTTTCAACCAAAAGAAATCAGTTAAAACAGAGGAGGCTGCAAACTAA